A part of Deinococcus aquaedulcis genomic DNA contains:
- a CDS encoding AAA family ATPase: MAKILITGTFSAGKTTLFNDLIKELNLSGTKYTYLSDTARECPFPLNSSQTIDTSNWLFGKQVERESLVTNSFGDGLIICDRGTPDIAGHTMSLNLTGSKYEVIIACLSEWTKTYDLIFFAERNKHIAIRADGVREINTELQALVEKHITEFLASFPNTVRLPQETSDRKQTILQHLRVAGLL; this comes from the coding sequence ATGGCGAAGATACTTATAACTGGAACCTTTTCTGCCGGAAAGACCACTCTATTTAATGATTTAATTAAGGAACTCAATCTATCTGGAACGAAGTATACTTATTTATCGGATACCGCAAGAGAGTGTCCTTTTCCGCTTAATAGTAGTCAAACAATAGATACATCAAATTGGCTTTTTGGGAAACAGGTTGAGAGGGAATCACTAGTTACAAATTCTTTTGGAGACGGGCTCATAATATGTGATCGAGGCACACCCGACATTGCAGGACACACAATGTCACTAAATTTAACAGGCTCGAAATACGAAGTCATTATTGCTTGCCTCTCGGAGTGGACGAAGACTTATGATCTGATTTTCTTTGCAGAACGGAACAAACATATAGCCATTCGAGCCGATGGCGTAAGGGAAATCAATACCGAACTTCAGGCTCTGGTCGAAAAGCACATAACCGAATTTCTTGCAAGTTTTCCCAACACAGTTCGACTACCACAAGAAACAAGTGATCGAAAACAGACGATACTTCAACACTTAAGGGTAGCTGGTCTGCTTTAG
- a CDS encoding nucleoside/nucleotide kinase family protein, with protein MIIALEGIDGSGKGTQTVETANLLRSRGFKVETLAFPTYNRGLFAQEVQSYLNGAYGNLNSIPPKLIALLYAGNRLEMKEEIIEKSTASDFLIIDRYVYSNAAHQGVKLNGRNERGEFVRWLEQLEFSIYGLPRADLNILLDITPLASFENVAKKDPRDYTTSSHDLHESNSEYLYDVSRLYHDIAVSGKWPIIRVTEGRKMRPVDDITLEILSYIFDH; from the coding sequence GTGATTATCGCTTTAGAGGGTATCGATGGCAGTGGAAAAGGAACGCAAACTGTGGAGACTGCCAATCTATTAAGGTCCAGAGGCTTTAAGGTCGAAACCCTCGCATTTCCAACTTATAATCGGGGATTATTTGCACAAGAGGTTCAGAGCTATTTAAATGGAGCTTACGGTAATTTGAATTCCATCCCACCGAAACTTATAGCGCTTTTGTACGCTGGGAATAGACTAGAAATGAAAGAGGAAATCATCGAAAAGTCTACAGCTAGTGACTTTCTTATAATTGACCGATACGTGTATTCGAATGCGGCACATCAAGGTGTCAAGCTTAATGGTAGGAATGAAAGAGGAGAGTTCGTGCGTTGGCTTGAGCAGCTAGAGTTCTCTATATATGGCTTGCCACGCGCCGACCTAAATATCCTACTTGACATTACGCCTCTTGCTTCATTCGAAAATGTAGCAAAAAAGGATCCTCGAGACTATACTACATCATCTCACGACTTGCATGAGTCTAATTCTGAGTACTTGTATGACGTCAGCAGACTTTATCATGATATTGCAGTATCAGGAAAATGGCCCATTATTAGAGTAACGGAGGGTCGAAAGATGCGGCCTGTTGATGACATTACTCTTGAAATTCTGAGTTACATCTTCGATCATTAA
- a CDS encoding ribbon-helix-helix domain-containing protein → MAYESAQRITASLPPHLAAFVDEYQQRTGTSKSEIIALGLRALQEQLLAEEYAAYAQSGEFVDLEAGDGLHDEAAQWPKG, encoded by the coding sequence ATGGCATACGAATCTGCACAGCGTATCACTGCAAGTTTGCCGCCTCATCTCGCCGCTTTCGTGGACGAGTATCAGCAACGCACAGGCACCAGTAAGAGCGAGATTATTGCCCTGGGACTGCGCGCTTTGCAAGAACAACTCCTGGCCGAGGAATATGCCGCCTATGCGCAGTCTGGCGAATTTGTTGACCTGGAAGCGGGCGACGGATTGCACGATGAGGCGGCGCAGTGGCCAAAGGGCTGA
- a CDS encoding phosphoribosyltransferase family protein, which yields MSKLSPTQELIALSGEWLFLIFGIIAGISTLLLLMEISGFMPKRMSNFFAERRTRQTIDTLNSLGFDTDSIKRANYYGKSGFIPNSLDEKIIQGDLDSHKVEGEFWIGENDQQKFPYYIDLMGSLAIEGRALRYAQIMVQFIRRQTENRMLRNFEYDFVACSKMSSPLLAYEISKILNKPLLLYSPEKKFKSPNDALKADFDTGVESISGKRVIIVDDSTTGGRKVMDVVKAIRKHNGEISDCFVIFEPIGKNASDKLLTEEVTLHSIVKTHLEGGKK from the coding sequence ATGTCTAAGTTATCGCCAACTCAGGAGCTTATCGCGCTTAGCGGTGAATGGCTATTCTTGATCTTCGGCATAATTGCTGGTATATCCACACTACTACTTCTTATGGAAATTTCTGGATTTATGCCGAAGCGGATGTCCAATTTTTTCGCAGAAAGACGCACACGGCAAACTATTGACACCTTAAATTCACTGGGATTCGATACGGATTCGATAAAGAGGGCAAACTATTATGGAAAGAGTGGCTTTATACCCAATTCTCTTGACGAAAAGATTATTCAGGGCGATTTAGATTCACATAAGGTCGAGGGGGAGTTTTGGATCGGAGAGAATGATCAGCAAAAATTCCCTTATTATATTGATCTAATGGGATCCTTGGCTATAGAAGGGAGAGCCTTGCGATATGCCCAAATAATGGTCCAATTTATTAGGAGGCAGACGGAAAATAGGATGTTGCGTAATTTCGAATATGATTTCGTGGCTTGTAGTAAAATGAGCAGTCCTCTTTTGGCTTACGAGATATCTAAGATTTTAAATAAGCCGTTACTACTATATAGCCCTGAAAAGAAATTTAAGTCGCCAAATGACGCCTTAAAAGCAGACTTTGATACAGGGGTTGAAAGTATTTCCGGAAAGCGTGTGATTATCGTGGACGACAGCACAACAGGCGGCAGAAAAGTTATGGATGTTGTAAAAGCCATCCGGAAGCATAACGGGGAGATTTCAGACTGTTTCGTAATTTTTGAGCCTATAGGAAAGAATGCTAGTGACAAACTGCTAACTGAAGAAGTCACACTTCACAGCATTGTCAAAACTCATCTAGAAGGCGGGAAGAAGTGA
- a CDS encoding type II toxin-antitoxin system PemK/MazF family toxin has product MAKGLIRRGDICLVNFAPARENEADNIRPAVIVTNNAANAQNVVVTVIPLTTNVERVYHFQVLLPNQRTGLDHDSKAQVEQIRSVALSRVRKRLGQVPADLMAELDDRIRLHLAL; this is encoded by the coding sequence GTGGCCAAAGGGCTGATTCGCCGGGGTGACATCTGTCTCGTTAATTTCGCTCCGGCGAGGGAGAACGAAGCAGACAACATCAGGCCAGCGGTCATTGTCACCAACAACGCTGCCAATGCTCAAAACGTTGTGGTGACCGTGATTCCGCTGACCACCAATGTTGAGCGCGTGTACCACTTTCAAGTGTTGCTTCCCAATCAGCGCACAGGTTTAGATCACGACAGCAAGGCCCAGGTTGAGCAAATTCGCAGTGTGGCCCTGAGCCGGGTGAGGAAACGGCTTGGGCAAGTGCCAGCCGATCTCATGGCGGAACTGGACGACAGGATTCGGCTGCATTTAGCCTTGTAA